One Littorina saxatilis isolate snail1 linkage group LG11, US_GU_Lsax_2.0, whole genome shotgun sequence genomic window, agcaggtctgcacataagttgacctgggagatcggaaaaatctccacacttaacccaccaggcggccgcggccgggattcgaaccctcgaccttccgattaagaggccgacgtcttaccaccacgccactgcgcccgtcggtcACATACCATGTGCTAGACATCTACGGTCAGGATACTCTACCTTCAGGGCAAAGTTGGAAGGAAAAGGCTATTATAAGCTTACACTCTGAGTGTATACATATTGTTCAAACCTGTGTACACTCCAACAATGAAATGTCTATATTTACAAGTCGTAGTAATTAATTTTGCCACTTAAAACAGTTAAATTCTGcagtttattttctatttttgtttCTAGATTTCTGGAAAAAAGGTTTTCATTACAGTTGGTATTCTTAACCCTATCACGAAGAGAATAAaagtattttcttttcttaatgCTTCCTATTTTTTTCTCAGATGCCATGCAGGAGACTGGTTatgcatgttgttgttgtcgacgTTTTCAACGCTTTCTATGTTACTTTAACCCTAACTCTAACCCAAATGAACGCCTCGACACAAGGCATATCTCACTGACTCATTGTCGACGTTTTGAACGCTTTCTTTGTTACTTTCCTTTGTTTAACCCTAACTCTAACCCAAATGAACGCCTTGACACCAGGCATATCTCACTGACTCATCATGTTGTCGGAGTGTACATTGGGACGGGCATCTGTGCACATTCGGAGTGTAAATAGCAACTGCAAATCAAATAactaaagggaagtaagcgctctaaatgcacacGACATGTGCAATGGAggaagcgagagttatacgctacggaaccaatctcctggtacctgagagaataacaagcattgaaatgaacaagcgactttcaagCTCAAATCTATAGCCACTGCAAAGTTGAAATTGTTTGCTGAATTCATTTCGCAAGTGGCACTTATGTCAACTtggcaaaattaattcagcaataAGATCCCACTCTGCAGGGGAGGTAGTAAGGACTTGACTTGACTACTGGAGTTTAACGTGAGATATAAGTATATATTGAGACAACCATTTTTAACATCCACAGAGACGAGGCGTGTAACCTATTTATTACCCCTTCCTTCAGAATATGTGGATTTTATGTTAAGCTTATTATATCTGAATTTTTGCATTTAACATTCCTTTAATTAACTTTTTGTTAAAGTCTCGCTTGAATCTTTTACAATCTCCTTCTTCCGCGTACGGCGGTCAAACGTCATGCAAAACATGCGTGGCAAGTAGGAGGCCTCCTTCTTGTATAAATTAATACATAATAGCCTAATCTCCCTGCCCCTAGACCCCCAACACGCGAGGCAGGCGCTAATCTTGAATGTTTGATGAACACAGATATAATTGGGAGCACCCCGTACCCGTACGCTCTTACAATGCGTTTGGCAACAGTGCTTGTTACCTGAATGCGTTTTGAATGAAAGGGCTTTTGTGGAGAGCCCTGCTATCAAGTGTCgtgtgttttgttcttgtttctgtCGGTTGAGCAGTGGTACCGGTAGTTTGTATGTAGTCAAGAGTTTGGCTCTATGGTGTACTTCTTCTGTTTTAATGCTGGTGAGTTTTGTGTGTTGTAGAAATAATGTATTATTGTGttggtatgtttgtgtatgcagTAGTTTGTTTCTGATCTGTTCTGTTATTGGCTTCGTGTaaaggtctgtgtgtgtgtttgtgtgtctgtgtacaaaTCTCTGTTTCACGGCACAATCTGTCCGAATTAGCTCACCTTTTATTGCACTGAATATCTCTTGAATTATGTTCCGGAAGAAAAGCAGAAACTTGACAGACACAtgtaagtacacacacacacactctcacacgcacacgcacacggacgcacacacacacacacacacacacacacacacagacacacacacacacacacacacacacacacacacacacacagtgacacacacacacacacataacgtcaaCCTGTCAAACACATCTATACAGTTACTTCACTGAAATGTAAACTGTTAATTTGAATTTGTATTTTCTTTGTGGTGTCTtacattgtattgttttgttctgCACTACCGGTCCAGACATCCAACTACAAGTACATTCCTGTTGTCTCTTCCCTTCTTTCTCTTCCTTTGGTTGGCgtccttttctttctctcccatCACTGTCCATCTAGCCCCCTCAGTTTCCTCCGTTGTTGTCTTTCCCCGTCCGTCGTGGCGATTTGAGATTGGCCCGTGGTCATATTACAATTCTCGGTCTCGTTGATCTTGTACTATAtactccacactgaacaaaaaaccacccttcgatagtactgatgagcgaccttgggtaccttacattcatgaagccaaatttgtccaaccaatgtTTTGTATttaaacttagaaatttgattcattcTAAAATGTTCCcgtctcattcaagggacgtaaccacacgttttcgaataaatcgaaattttgggtgaaatctattacatttcaccaccaatgttcttcacatgcaagaaacggacatatgcttttcgtccttataAATAATTTGACTTCTTTAAtttgaccaggaaacaacattttagTCTCGAGTATATTTCGAAATCGTAATGTGACGACAGGGGCCAATCTCAAATCGTGACACCGTCTCTTTCTCTATTTGGCCCTATGCCTTGTCTTCTTCACTCTTGTCCCTCTCCTtcggggggcccgggtagctcaggtggtagagcactggacttgtgatcgaaaggtcgctggttcgaatccgggccgggacggacacgggtcaactttatatgtgcagacccagagacggtatccatctcccacccccatgtcaccacaatggcacgttaaaaaTCTCTGTTCCTCTAGGCTTGTTTCCTCTTTGTTGTCTctccccttctttctctccctctattGTGCCCCCTTCTCTTTCCTCTCCATTGTCGTCCACCCTCCTCTTTTGTTCATCCTCTTCCTCTTTTCCCCCCTTCTGTTGTTCCTCAGCAAAATACTGACTGACAATGACATGACTATCAAAGTACAGGTGACGTTACATCTTCTAAAACCTTGGACTTTCGCAAACCTTTTCAGGTTATAGGCCTGGAGGAGACATTAAGTGATTCAAAACTCCAAAATTCCACAGAGACAGTTACATGGCCCCGAGACAGCCACGTGACCCTGAAGCATTCACGTGACCTTGAACTAGTCACGTGAATCAGACGGCTCCATTCATAAACATGGTGGACTACAAACCGAGGAACTACACCGGAAAGACAGAGTACATCCCGAAGAAAGATGTCAGCAAAATGGATCCCAGAATTCAGCTGTACCAGTCTCAGTACCCCATCAACCATAAAGACTTGGGCAAGGTGAACTACTTCATCTAATGGGGCCCACTTGGGGcatttggagggggggggggggggggggttgggggggggggggggggttgggtggggtgATAGGTAATATGTACCGCGATACCAAAATAATTGTAAAGCCGTTATTGTATCATTATGTTAAACAGCAAAAAATACAAACGTTAAGGTTAACAGCAACCAACAGTGGCATGAACACattccaaacgcacacacaaaaagacagacagacagacagatagacagacgcacacacacaaagcaacaacaacaacaacaacaacaacaacaacaacaaaaaacagcacacacacacacacacacacaaccactcgcacataaccacacacacacacacacacacacccccacacacacagaggtacacacacagaggcacacaaatacacactcacacacaagcacacacgcacacaagcacacacacacacacacacacacacacacacacacacacacacacttattaaGCCTCATACAACCttacacaaacaccacacgTACATTCATTATTCCTAACAAATATTGAACTAACACATTTCACCTCACCAATTCATGACCCAAATtgaacactttttattttttatttttcgtcCTAAAACAAAAGAAACCTAGGACCTACGATACAGAACCTCCTaagcaaatcaaaacaaaatcttACGACAAGGTGAAAGAATACTCGTCATACAGCGAATACGTCCCCCCATGGTcgagagggaaggagagggtGAAGAGAGTGCGGCCTCCTCCAAAACCGAAACCAAAACCTGAAAAGAAGAAACCGGATTCTGGACCAAAAGACGAACCGGTTTCAGATCGTAAAGAGGGCAAGGTCACCTTTGCTCCTTTGCCACCGATAACCGGAGTAAGTATAATGGGTTTAATTATATATCAATTGCTGTGAGGTAAAcgattacttacttacttactgcccattatgcctgggtctcacatatacgatttttcggaagtgtcggggatagttaagtcggctaggtcggaagtgtcggatgcaaattcggctccaaatttcactcccgacctgtccttacgactgatccgaccatgtagccgacaagcagacgacaaccacccgactttagggccgacaaatccgacatgtGTCCAGACACTTCCGACTGCAGTAACGACAATTCCGACTGCAGTAACGACAATTCCGACTGCAGTTACGACAGGCCCGATTATTAGCTGAAAAACTTCCGAACAATAGCCGACTCTCACGACCAGTGTAACGACTAAACCGACTAGCTAACGACtgtcctaacgacaaatcagactgccctaacgacaaatcagacaccattacgactaatccgaacgacactatgctaccgacaaatccgaccacccttacgagtcttccgactaccgttacgactaatcagaatcgccttacgactaaaccgacacgcttacgacaaccacccgacaaaTTTCTATTCGTCTGAGTCGGGAGGCCTTCCGAACTAACcgacttttcaaaaacaaaattgctaattCTCACGAACTCTCCGACCTCTTCCGACTTCCAGCCGACTACCTAAAGTCGGGTGACATTCGTAGATGTGAGACCGGGGCATTATGCCGGTTTGCATGTAGAGCAGCAACAAAGAACCCCTtctcctgtctgttctgggcGAGTCTCTGGATGGTACCGGAAACGATGACATTAAAATGGTACTAAGAGGAGGGAGTTTGTGAAGGTGGACTGTAGTTAGACTGCTCGTCGTCCTGGAAATCACtttctatttttttcaaatatatTAATAAAATGTACAATCCTTTGCTTGAACTGACACACGTTTAGCGATCttcaatacttcttcttcttctgcgttcgtgggctgaaactcccacgtacactcgtgtttttgcacgagtggatttttacgtgtatgaccgtttttaccccgccatttaggcagccatacgccgctttcggaggaggcatgctgggtattttcgtgtttctataaacccaccgaactctgacatggattacaggatcttttccgtgcgcacttggtcttatgcttgcgtgtactTTAAGACTCCTTCACTAAAccactactacttctactacctgactactactactactactacagaaAGGACAAAGGAATACAATAATTCGATATTCTTGTATTTGATACAAACTTCCGTGGACATCTTAAAGCCATATGCTCATTGTGGCTTTATTAAATAGCTATTACAGTTATTTTGAAGATTATGCAAATGAAGGGAACTAACTGCAACACAAATCAACCgaataaaaaacccaagattagtaggtaattggaacgtttatttatTGAAATAATTATTTAGATAAATTATTCATTCTCTTTATCTAACGTTTAATTatctacaaaacaaaacgttacatttacagtacgtcgacccagtgggtCTTTTGTcattaattaaacgttccaataacctacaaatcttgtttttgattctgaattttggaacgttagagttaagtctatctgtttttggtgttttttacAAATCAACCGTAAACTTCAGCATGTCTCTCGTATTGTGTTTTCAGGGTGAATTTCGATTCCCTGCCATCGGAAGCATCAAAAGAACTATGGCGCTGTTCGACGTTTGACACACATTGTGAGACAACGCCATCAAATACGTCTTCGCCGTTCCTTGATTCCACGTCCGGTGCTTAAAGTGATCTTCACATCATCGATTGTCAACCGATTTTCATCCAACTTTTGTCAGCTAGCACCCGTTCAGAAGTCGACAACACAAGATCGGCGAGACTGAATATTCAGTTCTGATACagtaagggaagtaagcgcccTAAATGCATGCGACATGTGACATGGAGTAaatgagagttattcggaaccagtcttctggcacctgagagaataaccagcattaaaa contains:
- the LOC138980270 gene encoding uncharacterized protein, giving the protein MVDYKPRNYTGKTEYIPKKDVSKMDPRIQLYQSQYPINHKDLGKKPRTYDTEPPKQIKTKSYDKVKEYSSYSEYVPPWSRGKERVKRVRPPPKPKPKPEKKKPDSGPKDEPVSDRKEGKVTFAPLPPITGGEFRFPAIGSIKRTMALFDV